A part of Fusarium graminearum PH-1 chromosome 3, whole genome shotgun sequence genomic DNA contains:
- a CDS encoding import inner membrane translocase subunit TIM22: MNFPGMTPPVGGAAAPPGIGGPQDPNIKAVQAAMESCFGKSVMSGVMGFGMGGLFGMFMASMSYDTPYHTAAPGSPQNTVTSLPLKQQLKIGFKDMGTRSWSMAKNFGKVGALYSGVECGIEGLRAKNDLTNSVAAGCLTGGILAKNAGPQAAAGGCLAFAAFSAAIDAYMRSPPKDD, from the exons ATGAATTTCCCAGGAATGACCCCTCCAGTCGGTGGCGCTGCTGCACCCCCCGGAATCGGTGgtcctcaagatcccaacatcaaagct GTCCAAGCTGCGATGGAGTCTTGCTTCGGAAAGTCCGTCATGTCTGGAGTGATGGGTTTCGGTATGGGTGGTTTGTTCGGAATGTTTATGGCTTCT ATGTCCTACGATACTCCATACCACACAGCCGCTCCCGGCAGCCCGCAAAACACAGTCACATCTCTGCCTCTAAAGCAACAACTCAAGATTGGATTCAAGGACATGGGTACACGATCATGGTCTATGGCCAAGAACTTTGGAAAGGTCGGAGCGCTATACTCTGGCGTTGAGTGCGGTATCGAGGGTCTGCGTGCGAAGAACGATCTCACCAACAGTGTCGCAGCGGGATGCTTGACAGGCGGCATTCTAGCCAAGAATGCTGGTcctcaagctgctgctggcggcTGCTTGGCCTTTGCTGCTTTCAGTGCGGCTATTGATGCCTACATGCGATCACCACCCAAGGACGACTAA
- a CDS encoding formate dehydrogenase, protein MVKVLAVLYDGGQHAKDQPLLLGTTENELGIRKWLEDQGHTLVTTSDKDREGSKFDEELEDAEIIITTPFHPGYLTAERLAKAKKLKLAVTAGIGSDHVDLNAANKTNGGITVAEVTGSNVVSVAEHVLMTILVLIRNFVPAHEQIEAGEWDVAHAAKQEFDLEGKVVGTVAVGRIGERVLRRLKPFDCKELLYFDYQPLSPEAEKEIGCRRVDTLEEMLAQCDIVTINCPLHEKTKGMFNKDLISKMKKGSYLVNTARGAIVVKEDVAAALKSGHLAGYGGDVWDHQPAPKEHPLRNAKNNWGGGNAMVPHMSGTSLDAQIRYANGTKAIIDSYLSGRHDYNPHDLIVHQGDYATKAYGQREKK, encoded by the exons ATG GTCAAGGTTCTTGCAGTTCTCTACGACGGTGGCCAGCACGCCAAGGAT CAACCCCTCCTTCTCGGAACAACTGAGAACGAGCTCGGCATCCGCAAGTGGCTCGAGGACCAAGGTCACACTCTTGTCACCACTTCCGACAAGGACCGTGAGGGTTCCAAATTcgacgaggagctcgaggatgctgagattATCATCACCACTCCCTTCCACCCTGGTTACCTGACCGCTGAGCGtctggccaaggccaagaagctcaagctcgctGTTACCGCTGGTATCGGCTCCGACCACGTCGACCTCAACGCtgccaacaagaccaacggcGGTATCACCGTTGCTGAGGTCACTGGCTCCAACGTCGTCTCTGTTGCTGAGCACGTTCTCATgaccatcctcgtcctcatccgCAACTTCGTCCCTGCCCACGAGCAgatcgaggctggtgagtGGGACGTCGCCCATGCTGCTAAGCAGGAGTTCGaccttgagggcaaggttgtcggCACTGTCGCTGTCGGCCGCATCGGTGAGCGTGTCCTCCGCCGCCTCAAGCCTTTCGACTGCAAGGAGCTCCTCTACTTCGACTACCAGCCCCTTTCCcccgaggctgagaaggagatcgGCTGCCGCCGCGTCGACACTCTCGAGGAGATGCTCGCTCAGTGTGATATTGTCACCATCAACTGCCCTCTCCACGAGAAGACCAAGGGTATGTTCAACAAGGACCTCATCTCtaagatgaagaagggttcTTACCTCGTCAACACCGCCCGTGGCGCCATCGTTGTCAAAGAGGACGTCGCCGCTGCCCTCAAGTCTGGTCACCTCGCCGGTTACGGTGGTGATGTCTGGGACCACCAGCCCGCTCCCAAGGAGCACCCTCTGCGAAacgccaagaacaactgGGGCGGTGGTAATGCCATGGTTCCTCACATGTCTGGTACCTCTCTGGATGCTCAGATCCGATACGCCAACGGTACCAAGGCTATCATCGACTCTTACCTGTCTGGTCGCCACGACTACAACCCTCACGACCTCATTGTCCACCAGGGTGACTACGCCACCAAGGCTTATGGTCAGCGTGAGAAGAAATAG